AAGCCCCTGAAAACCTGGCACACATTGAACCTAAGCCCAAAGCAGAATTACGAACAACAGTAGGGAACAATTCAGCTGAATAGTTATAGATGATGGCAAATGAACCCGCAATGAACAATTTTCCTGCTATTACTATCGCAGTTGAAATTATACTGCCGGCTGGTAAAAATGTGGCAACAACACATGCAATTCCACCCACGAGCATCATAGAACTTATAAGCGGTCTCCTACCCCAAATATCGAGAAAGTATATCACAGCCCCATAACTCGGAAATTCAACAAATCCCATGATTGCCGTAATGAGATATGGATTACCTTCTAACTTTCCTGTACTAAGAGTTAGCCCATAATAGGCAATAGAGTTTGCAAACCAACAAAAGCATACATTCAAAGTTTTTATTCGTAAATTTGGGGTTTTGAACAAGTCAGTTGTGCCAGCTGTAGTGGCAGCTTCAGATCCTTTACACGATTCAACTTTTCCTCTTGAAACGAAATGTGCTTTGTCTATATTTTCAgagttattacattttaaagCTTTTTCAACGATGTCGACAGATTCTTTGACACGGCCTTGAGCCCAAAGCCAACGAGGAGATTCATCCATGATCCAGATATGTGGGATTAAAAGTAAGCTGTGTAAGCCGTAGATCATTTGAAGGATTTGTCTGTTATCAATCAATGCTCCCCAGCCTGCTACTAACATAATCCCAGCAGCAAATGCTGCCTGGAAAGCTACACCACAACTGGTTCTTTTACTCGGTCCAACAAGTTCCATTGTCAAAACGAATCCAGTTATATATGAACCGGCTGACCCGAAAACACCATACAAAAAGCGAATGACTAGAAATGTCCAGTACTCCGGAATGAAAGCAACCGCGACACCGAATATGAGTTGTAATACGCCTGACCAACAGAAAATAGTTTTTCTACCATATTTATCGGCCATTGTCCCCAAAGTTACAGCACCAGTGAACACCCCGAGCATGTACACAGTTTGCACAAAAGAGCCCAGCCATCTTTGTTCACAAACTAAATTCCATTCTATAGCATGCGATGAAGATCTATATGTTGTATCGAAAACCCACTTGGTGCAAGTAATCGTATCATTATCTTGATACATAAGACAGTTATGTAGGCTGCCTGATGATGTTTTCGGTACTGCTGCAAGTATTTCCGATGAGTTCCATGCCGCTATAGATTCGTTTGTGTCGACGCCGTCGATCCAGCATCTGGAAAAATCATTTGTTTGTAGTTTACTTACTTTTATATAGCTTACAGAACCCTatcaaattgtttatttaaaatcttcacCCATAAAATAGCTGATGTAGTAATATAAATGGTAATTGATATATCATCAGtgttacattaataaaatactaactttttttaaaacttaaacaTTATTGATTAAATTGACCACATTGGtgtacttaattaataaatgatcATTTTCTAAATGAAATGTCATCTTTACAGACTTTTAGCATGTAATTTATACCTACTGATCTAACATACATTTAGGTATctgtaagaataaataaaacaaaaacattttaagatatttattaACTGTATTAAGTAAAATTAACACTTACGAGATACAGTATAGTTATACGGTTTCAAAAAATTTATAGCACCAAAACGCTTACATTCTAAAGGTAAATGCCTCGTCTTAATATTGTCTTTTAGTAAAGCTAATGCTTAATTTAAAGTGAACGTCATGCGCTCATATTCCTCGTACTACGAGTATGCCTaacatttgtttatattgaatgtACAAGAAATATAGCACCTTTAGCATTGtacgtacaattttttttttttgtaaaaggcTGGTTGTGTAAAAGACCTTGTCATTAATGATAGTTggcgtttatttaaatatatattttaagctttattgtcataaaaataataatatttatatttatttaactaaattaaCTCATTATTGAATTCTCTGCTGTTAACAGCCCGTtgtcttcttctttatttcagTATGGCAATCGGTTTCTTGTTCATACTTACTTTACGTTTCAAAAAGTTGAAAAGTGAATATTTGTACTAAGTACATAgtataatgaattttttttttatacgtaaACGTGGTAAGCACCCGCTATCCAGCACGATGTACAATTACTATACCAATCGTTTCCATGTTTTTTAATGCTTTGGTAGGCAGATACCGCCTACCTGATGGCAAGAggtcaccgttgctcatgggTATCAGCATTACTTactacaaaattattttcatgttaaaaggtttaaatattttaaattttaattagtggCATTTTGAATATACTATTGATAATGATTTCGCTCTaagttattgaataaaaaatatgttttacctTTTTCGTTTAGCTACATTAACTACGGTTACTTATCTAATGTAAATAGAATTACCTACCAACTAATAATTAAGTAAGTTTGAAAATTGGATAATGTCATTTCTGTAAACTATTCCACGAATGTCGCGGGGCTTTGGCAACTTACGATTTCGAAATCattgtattgttattatttacttttagaTGTATAAGACTAGTGCATGAACTCATGCCcaactagtgttaagtgattatagTAACTGATATACATACATTCCAACGGGAATGCCAATACTCGTCTTGAGCAATGGCGTCGAAGCCTCAATTGTTTCTTATGACTAATTAGCCACTGCAATTCTTGGCGGCCGAACCAACAGGGTTCAACAGGGATTCATAGACGCGCAGGCTTACAGTACATCCTACTACAAGTATTTacacaaatcaattttttttttatgttttgtgaACACGGACTAAGTAAGAATTTTCTTAGAAAAAGTAGGGTCAAGCCTGTGCGATTCAAACAACAATCTACATCgcacataattaaaaatcattaaaatgctaaggctaaaaaataaattctgaAATTTAGAAATATGCATTTCACCTTTTTTCATAATTTGAACAGAATAAATGTTGTTAAAAATGTTCTTTGCATTGAGGAACTTATTTGAGTATAGTTTTGGTGTTGCTgtaagtgtaaaaaaaattaaatttaactaaaaacatGTTACATATATCGTAGAACACTACATATAAAAGTGTTAAGGTTGTGTCCTTAACATAATTTATCAAAGAGACTATAgttgttttaattgatttatttaatgcatGCATGTGAACCTGTCAATCTGGCGAAAAGCCCATATTTATTGAGGCTACTTTACGTACTCTGAGATGAATAAAGCCATTAATTAAGTTGTGATTATTTTTACTTTGACTTTTTTCAGACCCGATTCGGTCGGTATGTGAGTGAATATcgaatgaaatatattattatgattaatgCTGCCGTATTTTATCAAATCGAATATAACGAAATATTAACAGCTACTACTGGTTTATGTTTAAGACATATGTACCAAATTATCAAATTCGATTGCTGGACACATATTCATATTACAGTCGAACTTATTTTCGTTTACttctacatatattttaattaagataatttaatttcaacaatACATTAACAATAGTAGGTAATCTATAGTTTTCTACATTCCTATTTAAAAGAGTATAATTTTAAAGCAATATACATTTCACTAAAAAATGAACACGTCAAAGTCTCTGAAAGGCAATTTTATCTCTACACAATAAATGTAAAGACTAATTAATTCCTATGCTTAagactattttattaaaactacgaCAATGATTAGAATGGCTTAAGTCtcttttgaatttattacaTCTAATGATGCACATATAGAACCTGCTTTTTCGTCATATGaatatgatatattattatatcagccAGTCTTCATGCAAATGTTCTAGAGCACCGATCTTGCTTATTTGTATTGTTGACTAGACAACCTTAAGCTTGATAAATATCTAAAAGTTCTTCAAGTAATCTCTGcccaatttaataataatatataatatatatagttgctttttatttttgttgttatgtagataaattaaatttgcgTTGGGTGCCCACTATACGTTTTTGTAatctaatttgttttaaaatgttggtagtaaatatattttggcACATTTTCCATTTTTAGTGTTCGTatcaattttctttaaaaacatTGCGGAAACTTTAAGCTTATTAGCtgaaattttactttaaaattatacattatgtaTGTTACACGTTCCTAGTTCAATTATTCCTTTGTTTTCTTGTTTTCATCTAGAGGAACCATGGTTTCAGGAATATCGGGAATACTATCAGTCAGTGGCTGACCACTGCAGTTGGTGAAACAATTGTCGCCGATTCCGAATTTTTCTCCATCTTCCAGAGATTGGGGTAAGTGGCGGCCAATGGTTTCCGGTAAGAAGAAAGTAGAGAACCCAGAGAATAAAGCCAAAAATCCGAATAAAATAGTCGGAATCTTGGGATTTAGGGTATCTAATAAATTTATCAGGGGGGTTAAAGCTCCGGACACACTGGCGCACATACTGCCCAGACCAACTCCAGAACTACGAACAACGGTCGGGAATAATTCTGCAGAATACTTGTAAATAATA
This is a stretch of genomic DNA from Bombyx mori chromosome 23, ASM3026992v2. It encodes these proteins:
- the LOC101745642 gene encoding organic cation transporter protein isoform X1, with protein sequence MDKDRALEEMMGKLGDFGRYQCFQFILHILAAMTAGMHMLSLVTVAAVPDHRCWIDGVDTNESIAAWNSSEILAAVPKTSSGSLHNCLMYQDNDTITCTKWVFDTTYRSSSHAIEWNLVCEQRWLGSFVQTVYMLGVFTGAVTLGTMADKYGRKTIFCWSGVLQLIFGVAVAFIPEYWTFLVIRFLYGVFGSAGSYITGFVLTMELVGPSKRTSCGVAFQAAFAAGIMLVAGWGALIDNRQILQMIYGLHSLLLIPHIWIMDESPRWLWAQGRVKESVDIVEKALKCNNSENIDKAHFVSRGKVESCKGSEAATTAGTTDLFKTPNLRIKTLNVCFCWFANSIAYYGLTLSTGKLEGNPYLITAIMGFVEFPSYGAVIYFLDIWGRRPLISSMMLVGGIACVVATFLPAGSIISTAIVIAGKLFIAGSFAIIYNYSAELFPTVVRNSALGLGSMCARFSGALTPLITLLDSFNPKIPAVTFGALAVISGFLCFFLPETMNQPMPQSLTDGEEFGKGDTIFASCFGKEKNRKYDDKADDKAAESMVPLEDVSKKV
- the LOC101745642 gene encoding organic cation transporter protein isoform X3, producing the protein MTAGMHMLSLVTVAAVPDHRCWIDGVDTNESIAAWNSSEILAAVPKTSSGSLHNCLMYQDNDTITCTKWVFDTTYRSSSHAIEWNLVCEQRWLGSFVQTVYMLGVFTGAVTLGTMADKYGRKTIFCWSGVLQLIFGVAVAFIPEYWTFLVIRFLYGVFGSAGSYITGFVLTMELVGPSKRTSCGVAFQAAFAAGIMLVAGWGALIDNRQILQMIYGLHSLLLIPHIWIMDESPRWLWAQGRVKESVDIVEKALKCNNSENIDKAHFVSRGKVESCKGSEAATTAGTTDLFKTPNLRIKTLNVCFCWFANSIAYYGLTLSTGKLEGNPYLITAIMGFVEFPSYGAVIYFLDIWGRRPLISSMMLVGGIACVVATFLPAGSIISTAIVIAGKLFIAGSFAIIYNYSAELFPTVVRNSALGLGSMCARFSGALTPLITLLDSFNPKIPAVTFGALAVISGFLCFFLPETMNQPMPQSLTDGEEFGKGDTIFASCFGKEKNRKYDDKADDKAAESMVPLEDVSKKV